The following proteins come from a genomic window of Micromonas commoda chromosome 2, complete sequence:
- a CDS encoding hypothetical protein (expressed; conserved hypothetical protein), whose protein sequence is MAAAFAQASATSRVAAPRPSAGAQRPARTSAPGRCRRVAPTTTPRRGEHARMRAEFAEIDADAETAPGGVAEGRFGPDAILLAGFDAAGTKAWRKQLDDVGADMVRLVTATQDMMSGTLGEALETVQADAAAVATAPDVPRMMFFSGMVGGEIMQLVDLWTQMDVGGCIFACAVPNNWDGRLDELVVEISEDHQMMMEREATGQGVPEEEEFTEYKAESVKNRA, encoded by the coding sequence atggccgccgcgttcgcacaggcttccgcgacgtcgcgcgtcgcggcgccgcgcccgtccgccggcgcgcagcgtcccgcgcgcacctccgcccccggccgatgccgccgcgtcgctcccaCCACCacccctcgacgcggcgagcatgcTCGAATGCGCGCGGAGTTTGccgagatcgacgcggacgccgagacggcgcccggcggcgtcgcggagggccGCTTCGGCCCCGACgccatcctcctcgcgggcttcgacgcggcgggcaccAAGGCGTGGCGCAagcagctcgacgacgtgggcGCCGACATGGTCCgcctcgtcaccgccacgCAGGACATGATGTCCGGgaccctcggcgaggcgctggagaccgtccaggcggacgccgccgccgtggccacCGCCCCGGACGTCCCGCGGATGATGTTCTTCTCCGGCATGGTGGGCGGCGAGATCATGCAGCTCGTGGATCTCTGGACGCAGAtggacgtcggcgggtgCATCTTCGCCTGCGCGGTGCCAAACAACTGGGACGGACggctggacgagctcgtcgtggaGATCTCCGAGGATCACCAGATGATGATGGagcgggaggcgacgggaCAGGGCGTGCCGGAAGAGGAGGAGTTCACCGAGTACAAGGCGGAGAGTGTCAAGAACAGGGCGTGA
- a CDS encoding predicted protein, with protein sequence MAAVAAMTARIAHRSAAGIPRGGTTGRRARISARKPPRRPLAPPVAADSDGGFGAGVATAPGENRTDALDAHVPIDRFYTGLRQLHASPDVFVVDDFVTPEQCDSIIAAASTRAMDQSPVVYAGWTNDVGDVINTAARGPALWLAALVTIAAASADGPGLGAGIAGVIAYAGAVALAGGVAVANVKQKESALKALRTSTSCALDGASDGERAYVAAAEALMPGSECASFEAPTVIRYRPGQRLAPHFDANRGADVEDANRGGQTLATLLLYLNDVDAGAGGVTRFGRLNLEVTPRRGQCLVFFPAAEDGTFDDRVEHEGTEATEEKWICRIWRHEREVPPPFGLPVGYRPR encoded by the coding sequence AtggccgccgtcgcagccatgaccgcgcgcatcgcgcatCGATCGGCGGCCGGGATACCGCGCGGAGGAACCACCGGGAGGCGCGCTCGCATCTCGGCTCGGAaacccccgcgtcgacccctcgcgcctcccgtcgcggccgactccgacggcggcttcggcgcgggcgtcgcgaccgccccggGTGAGAATCGCACCGATGCACTCGACGCCCACGTCCCCATCGACCGCTTCTACACCGGCCTCAGGCAGCTCCACGCCTCCCCggacgtcttcgtcgtcgacgatttCGTCACCCCCGAGCAATGCGACtccatcatcgccgccgcgtcgacgcgagccaTGGACCAATCACCCGTCGTCTACGCCGGGTGGACCAACGACGTGGGCGACGTCAtcaacaccgccgcgaggggacCCGCGCTgtggctcgcggcgctcgtcacgatcgccgccgcctccgccgacggccccgggctcggcgccgggatcGCCGGGGTGATCGCgtacgccggcgccgtcgcgctcgccggcggcgtcgccgtcgcgaacgtgAAACAAAAGGAgtccgcgctcaaggcgctgcgCACCAGCACGAGCTGCGCGctggacggcgcgagcgacggcgagcgcgcgtacgtggcggccgccgaggcgctgaTGCCCGGGAGCGAATGCGCGAGCTTCgaggcgccgacggtgatTCGGTACCGCCCGGGCCAGAGGCTGGCGCCTCACTTCGACGCGAACaggggcgccgacgtcgaggacgcgaacAGGGGCGGGcagacgctcgcgacgctgcTGCTCTACCTcaacgacgtcgacgcgggagccggcgGGGTGACGAGGTTCGGGCGTTTGAACCTCGAggtgacgccgcggagagggcAGTGCCTGGTGTTCTTCccagccgcggaggacgggaCGTTCGACGATCGCGTGGAGCACGAGgggacggaggcgacggaggagaaGTGGATCTGCAGGATATGGAGGCACGAGCGGGAGGTGCCGCCCCCGTTCGGGTTGCCCGTCGGGTACCGGCCGCGGTAG
- a CDS encoding ribosomal protein L21 (Ribosomal_L21p) has translation MSTMAMATVSVAAPVRATAGSKAAKPAFMGRAAAGSKASLSDAFCAMSLATPARKQANRGLSICAAATTSVNQVGFVTPPSTGAAAWDAIVEVGGSQQFVTEGRYYECHSLKGVEPGSKIAFERVLATKAGDAPTFGEPYVPGARVEATVLENFKDKKLIVFKYRRKKHYKRKNGHRQPMTRFLVTKVVKP, from the exons ATGTCGACCATGGCCATGGCGACTGtgtccgtcgcggctccCGTGCGCGCGACTGCCGGCTCCAAGGCGGCCAAGCCCGCCTTCATGGGCCGTGCTGCCGCCGGTAGCAAGGCGTCCCTCTCCGACGCCTTCTGCGCGATGTCcctcgccacccccgcgcgcaaGCAGGCCAACCGCGGCCTCAGCATCTGCG CCGCTGCCACCACTTCCGTGAACCAGGTCGGCTTCGTCACCCCTCcctccaccggcgccgccgcgtgggacgccatcgtcgaggTTGGCGGCTCCCAGCAGTTCGTCACCGAGGGCCGCTACTACGAGTGCCACTCGCTCAAGGGGGTTGAGCCTGGGTCCAAGATTGCGTttgagcgcgtcctcgcgaccAAGGCTGGCGACGCTCCCACCTTTGGCGAGCCCtacgtccccggcgccagGGTGGAGGCGACCGTGCTCGAGAACTTCAAGGACAAGAAGCTCATCGTGTTCAAGTACAGGCGCAAGAAGCACTACAAGCGCAAGAACGGCCACCGCCAGCCCATGACCCGCTTCCTCGTCACCAAGGTTGTCAAGCCCTAA
- a CDS encoding predicted protein gives MRFGRHLKEQQIHGYEKDVIHYDTLKKAIKTQLLARWGISDDHAERNDRGRDDDVDSVEEALLESARAEDGGESHRAAFFDAFGSEIRRVSERYDATCARLREKVAALLAEASRPPVLENMSVLAPDTPTGLGTAHSRSQHDDRVDRAFRHVYHEITIARHVVSLNYTGLRKIAKKYLKKSAKAAHLLAHAVGTDEHVVDETLRDETRELLSVISEVTEAMGHANGGVGGAAREDEVGRTAGVGIGIERGAVGDGDGDAAGGGSGGEGGNVDSDDDGASHRRRSDVESGSRRRAAAHVAAHSHHSGSLLGSPSRTIYRASAAAAEADVRERLRELPCNRGDEPAKLETELERAYTKLLGLDEDEASTGGGGGGGGGADVARRRLRLIERPAPPAAGQLSSFAFGAGAIAAFALLVMWIQPVTTRGHDCPRCLQYFQASLPAFRLAAIPVVWLWCWAGVTRACGAHYINYRFLLEVSLEEEAGWHWNAAIAAVLTAGWLTVFALFTACVRFGIDPLVPGSDLSPAYYPLGLLVFVILILTFPPSTIFAVGRTAANKSGGWSSSGDSSGDSFAAKTRRVMRIFNPRARASLLRSIAHMAIAPFGPPIRFRDNLVADVACSMVRCLVDGVTTARFFFTGEYEKRKPSLAEDLGPTSPVITAIPYWIRLQQCVRRFYDSQRGSRERIEHVINAGKYATSLVSIGLASVGRYSAIDGPFWSDPGRVAWISCLFIGALYSFAWDVVMDWGLVEVSLATDGSNAESTRWRFPVFPLKIRWKTTRDRVFRSTWFYAWAMCSNLVGRFAWAVTITPHMNRGVFFIFSGLTNEGLATLVAVVELLRRAQWTFLRLENEYLNNAAHYRSVVAAPMLLDDAWSERWDAEWRFEREEAEASRTTAAVYAVMGANAGMALAVIGVFYLVYSGDF, from the coding sequence ATGCGGTTCGGTCGTCACCTCAAGGAGCAGCAGATTCACGGCTACGAGAAGGATGTCATTCACTACGACACCCTGAAGAAGGCGATCAAGACGCAGCTGCTGGCGCGTTGGGGCATCAGCGACGACCACGCGGAGAGAAACGACCGGGGGCGAGACGACGATGTCGActccgtcgaggaggcgctgttggagagcgcgcgcgcggaggacggcggcgagagccaccgcgccgcgttcttcgacgcgttcgggtccGAGATTCGCCGCGTCTCCGAGCGGtacgacgcgacgtgcgcgcgcctccgcgagaaggttgccgcgctgctcgccgaggcgtccaGACCCCCGGTGCTCGAGAACAtgtccgtcctcgccccggACACCCCGACCGGCCTCGGGACCGCGCACTCGCGCAGCCAGCACGATGACAGGGTCGACCGCGCGTTCCGCCACGTCTACCACGAGATCACCATCGCCAGGCACGTCGTGTCGCTCAACTACACCGGCCTGCGCAAGATCGCGAAAAAGTACCTGAAAAAatcggccaaggcggcgcacCTCCTGGCGCACGCGGTGGGGACGGACGAGCACGTGGTGGACGAGACGCTGCgggacgagacgcgcgagctGCTGAGCGTCATATCGGAGGTCACAGAGGCGATGGGTCacgccaacggcggcgtcggcggcgcggctcgcgaaGATGAAGTcgggcgcacagctggcgtcggAATCGGaatcgagcgcggcgcagtcggcgacggcgacggggacgcagccggcggcgggtccggcggcgagggcgggaacgtcgactccgacgacgacggcgcgtcccACCGACGACGCTCCGACGTCGAGTCCGGGTCCAgacgtcgagcggcggcgcacgtAGCGGCTCACTCGCACCACTCGGGGAGCTTGCTCGGCAGCCCGAGCAGGACCATTtaccgcgcctccgccgccgcggcggaggctgacgtccgcgagcggctgcgcgagctcccgtgcaaccgcggcgacgaacccgCCAAGTTGGAGACTgagctggagcgcgcgtACACGAAACTCCTGGGgctggacgaggacgaggcttcgacgggcggcggcggcggcggggggggcggcgcggacgtggccaggcggaggctgcggctgatcgagcgtccggcgccgcccgccgccgggcagttgagctcgttcgcgttcggcgcgggggcgatcgcggcgtttGCGCTGCTCGTGATGTGGATCCAACCGGTCACCACCCGCGGCCACGACTGCCCGCGCTGCCTGCAGTACTTCCAGGCGAGCCTCCCCGCGTTCAGGCTCGCCGCGATACCCGTCGTGTGGCTGTGGTGCTGGGCCGGCGTGACGCGGGCGTGCGGCGCTCACTACATAAACTACCGGTTCCTGTTGGAGGTGAGcctcgaggaggaagccgggTGGCACTGGAACGCCGCGATAGCCGCGGTGCTTACCGCCGGATGGCTGACGGTCTTTGCGCTGTTCACCGCGTGCGTAAGGTTCGGGATCGACCCGCTGGTGCCGGGGAGCGACCTGTCCCCGGCGTACTACCCGCTCGGGCTGCTGGTCTTCGTGATTTTGATTTTGACGTTCCCGCCGTCGACCATCTTCGCGGTTggtcggacggcggcgaacaaGAGCGGCGGTTGGTCGTCGAGCGGTGACTCGAGCGGGGACTCGTTCGCGGCCAAGACTCGACGCGTGATGCGCATTTTCAACCCGAGGGCTCGCGCCAGCCTGCTGCGCAGCATAGCTCACATGGCCATCGCGCCCTTCGGCCCGCCGATTCGGTTTCGCGacaacctcgtcgccgacgtggcgTGTTCCATGGTTCGTTGCCTGGTGGACGGCGTCACCACGGCGCGGTTTTTCTTCACCGGCGAGTACGAGAAGCGAAAACcgtccctcgcggaggaTTTGGGTCCCACGAGCCCGGTGATCACCGCGATTCCGTACTGGATCCGACTGCAGCAGTGCGTGCGGCGCTTTTACGACAGCCAGCGGGGCAGCAGGGAGCGGATCGAGCACGTGATCAACGCGGGTAAGTACGCCACGTCGCTCGTGTCCATCGGGCTGGCGAGCGTCGGGAGGTACAGCGCCATCGACGGGCCTTTCTGGTCGGACCCCGGGCGCGTGGCGTGGATATCCTGCCTGTTCATCGGCGCGCTGTATTCCTTCGCCTGGGACGTCGTCATGGACTGGGGTTTGGTGGAGGTTTCtctcgcgacggacggatCGAACGCGGAATCGACGCGTTGGCGGTTCCCGGTTTTCCCGTTGAAGATTCGTTGGAAGACGACGCGGGACCGGGTGTTTCGCTCCACTTGGTTCTACGCGTGGGCCATGTGCAGCAACCTGGTGGGACGCTTCGCGTGGGCGGTGACCATCACGCCGCACATGAACCGCGGGGTCTTCTTCATCTTCTCCGGCTTGACCAACGAGGGCCTGGCCACCTTGGTCGCGGTGGTCGAGTTGCTGCGCAGGGCGCAGTGGACGTTCCTTCGTCTGGAGAACGAGTACCTGAACAACGCGGCGCACTACAGGAGCGTGGTGGCGGCGCCCATgttgctcgacgacgcgtggagCGAACGATGGGACGCCGAGTGGAGGTTCGAGCgagaggaggcggaggcgagtcGAACAACCGCCGCGGTGTACGCGGTGATGGGGGCAAACGCGGGGATGGCGCTGGCGGTCATAGGGGTGTTCTACCTGGTGTACAGCGGGGACTTTTAA
- a CDS encoding enoylCoA hydratase/isomerase (Enoyl-CoA hydratase/isomerase family. This family contains a diverse set of enzymes including: Enoyl-CoA hydratase. Napthoate synthase. Carnitate racemase. 3-hydoxybutyryl-CoA dehydratase) has translation MALAATGASGAVRIERHPQGFAILWLGSEPVNSMTLDLWRSLLDALTTLEKDPAVRGVVFASALRKDIFTAGNDIKELHAPSTSEARYREFWRTQTTFLCRLLRSPLATVCAIRGACPAGGCAVALCCDYRVQSDTGTFGLNEVALGIPVPKFWARRFVACANDPARADLTLQLGKLLAPSEAHALGLLDEVVPAAALIPAATRAMEGFLKTPDGARHATKANVRGEFSAAWEAYIEEEASGGWAMLSTPEVEATLGKVIERLSGNKRRAKL, from the coding sequence atggcgctcgccgcgacgggcgcctcgggcgcTGTCAGGATCGAGCGACACCCCCAGGGTTTCGCCATCCTCTGGCTGGGGTCCGAGCCCGTCAACTCCATGACCCTGGACCTGTGGAGATCCTTGCTTGACGCGCTCACGACCCTGGAGAAGGACCcggcggtgcgcggcgtcgtgttCGCGTCCGCCCTGCGCAAAGACATCTTCACCGCGGGCAACGACATCAAGGAGCTTCACGCCCCGTCCACCTCCGAGGCGCGATACCGCGAGTTCTGGCGCACGCAGACCACTTTCCTGTGCAGGCTGCttcgctcgccgctcgcgacggtgtgcgccatccgcggcgcgtgcccCGCGGGAGGATGCGCCGTGGCGCTGTGCTGCGATTACCGCGTCCAGTCCGACACCGGCACGTTCGGGCTGAACGAGGTGGCGCTGGGGATACCGGTGCCCAAGTTCTGGGCGCGAAGGTTCGTCGCGTGTGCCAAcgatcccgcccgcgcggacctcACGCTGCAGCTCGGTAAGctgctcgcgccgagcgaggcccacgcgctcggcctgctcgacgaggtggtacccgccgcggcgctcatcccGGCTGCCACGAGGGCGATGGAGGGTTTCCTCAAGACGCCAGACGGCGCTCGGCACGCGACCAAGGcgaacgtccgcggcgagttctccgcggcgtgggaggcgtacatcgaggaggaggcgagcggGGGGTGGGCGATGCTGAGCACGCCGGAGGTTGAGGCGACGCTCGGGAAGGTGATCGAGAGGTTGTCGGGAAACAAGCGGCGAGCCAAGCTGTAG
- a CDS encoding cytochrome b5-like Heme/Steroid binding fusion with acyl-coa dehydrogenase (Long chain acyl-CoA dehydrogenase (LCAD) is acyl-CoA dehydrogenases (ACAD), which is found in the mitochondria of eukaryotes and in some prokaryotes), protein MTTTYTRAEVAKHASADDNWIIIDDTVYDVSKFARFHPGGRAFIDGVAGQDATKQFYSFHRQDVLRSMAAKYAIGTIADPPTGKKAVVKLAPGELSTVPYAEPSAFQGVPSPYYDDSHRRFRRDLRAFFDTEVMPDAVANDARGVHPSKELWRKLGMRGVLACRVQSGPWLKDVVENCGVQLPGGITPEQFDPFHELIAHEESSGRLGVPGYADGMGAGLVIGLPPVLQFGEPALARRVGREVLTGEKQICLAISGPEAGSDVAAVACVAKLSDCRTHYLVSGVKKWITNGVFSDYFVTAVVTKPGGRKPELSLMLIERGEGVDTKPIKTSYSPAAGTAYVTFENAKVPTGNVLGKIGEGFKLIMHNFNHERWYIVAGANRASRLVVEECLKWSVQREVFGARLIDQPVIRAKLARLASQVEGVQAWLESVTFAMKHTTHEEQAAMLAGPIALLKHFCTRVANDVSDEACQIFGGRAITRTGMGQVVERFQRSAKFAAILGGSEEVMADLGVRQAMRAMPNAKL, encoded by the coding sequence atgacgacgacgtacacccgcgcggaggtggcgaagcacgcgtccgccgatGACAACTGGATCATAATCGACGATACGGTCTACGACGTCTCGAAGTTCGCGCGCTTCCAtcccggcgggcgcgccttcatcgacggcgtcgccggccagGATGCGACGAAGCAGTTCTACTCCTTTCACCGTCAGGACGTCCTCCGCTCGATGGCGGCCAAGTACGCGATAGGCACGATTGCGGATCCGCCCACCGGGAAAAAGGCGGTGGTCaagctcgcgcccggcgagctCTCCACCGTGCCTTACGCGGAGCCGTCCGCGTTTCAGGGCGTGCCCTCGCCCTACTATGACGACTCGCATCGGAGATTCCGACGCGACCTGCGGGCGTTCTTCGACACCGAGGTCATgcccgacgcggtcgcgaacgacgcgaggggcgttCACCCATCGAAGGAGCTGTGGCGCAAGCTCGGCAtgcgcggcgtgctcgcATGCCGCGTCCAGAGCGGCCCGTGGCTcaaggacgtcgtcgagaacTGCGGCGTCCAACTCCCCGGCGGCATCACGCCCGAGCAGTTCGATCCCTTccacgagctcatcgcgcacGAGGAGTCGTCGGGGCGGCTCGGCGTACCGGGCTACGCCGACGGCATGggcgccgggctcgtcaTCGGCCTACCCCCGGTGCTCCAGTTCGGCGAACCCGCCCTGGCGCGCAGGGTCGGCCGAGAGGTTCTCACGGGGGAGAAGCAGATCTGTCTGGCGATCAGCGGACCCGAAGCGGGttccgacgtcgccgccgtcgcgtgcgtcgcgaaACTGTCCGACTGTCGCACGCACTACCTGGTCAGCGGCGTCAAGAAGTGGATCACCAACGGCGTCTTCTCCGACTActtcgtcaccgccgtggTGACCAAACCGGGGGGGCGCAAACCCGAGCTCAGTTTGATGCTcatcgaacgcggcgaaggcgtggACACGAAACCCATCAAGACGTCGTATTCGCCGGCGGCTGGCACCGCGTACGTGACGTTTGAAAACGCGAAAGTACCGACGGGGAACGTGCTCGGAAAGATCGGCGAGGGGTTCAAGCTGATCATGCACAACTTCAACCACGAGCGCTGGTACATCGTGGCTGGCGCCAACAGAGCCAGCCGGCTCGTGGTGGAGGAGTGCCTGAAGTGGTCTGTACAGCGCGAGGTGTTTGGCGCTCGCTTAATCGATCAGCCGGTGATTCGGGCCAAGCtggcgaggctggcgagccAGGTGGAGGGGGTGCAGGCGTGGCTGGAGTCCGTGACGTTCGCCATGAAGCACACGACGCAcgaggagcaggcggcgatgctcgccgGGCCCATCGCGCTGCTGAAGCACTTCTGCACGCGAGTCGCCAACGACGTCAGCGACGAGGCGTGCCAGATCTTCGGAGGCCGCGCCATCACGCGTACGGGGATGGGGCAGGTGGTGGAGCGGTTCCAACGGAGCGCCAAGTTCGCCGCGATCCTGGGTGGATCCGAGGAGGTCATGGCGGATCTGGGAGTGCGGCAGGCGATGCGGGCCATGCCCAACGCCAAGCTGTGA